One Perca flavescens isolate YP-PL-M2 chromosome 5, PFLA_1.0, whole genome shotgun sequence genomic window, TTGTtacatttcttttcttgtttgttgAATAGGTGcataaatacaaattaaacaGTGTGATTTTAGGACAATAGTGTTAGAGCTATTTGTTTACCAACCATCACTGGGTACAAAACTTTTCTTTTGTACTGTGGTCTAACTTTACTGTTAAaagtgctctaagtgatgtgacatgttttataggctacaacatttttcgtcagTCGAATCatttgtcagttattggctggaacactgttcaTTGTGCtgaggcccgttccagaaagcaggtttagtgaaaactctgagtttgttaaccttgagatgagggaaactctgggttttccgtttcagaaagagaggtaacttcacctcagagtcagttactatggtaactgcgcctgtgaacctaacctggtcgggagcaggttttcttcaagaaacctcgagGGGGAAAAAACTTGAGTTTCTCtcattctcctcctctgtctcaaactcatttcctcattcattcagtctgtatcaggcacattttaatgcagtttgttatctgcatgaataaaaaaacgtattggtttatgttaggcataccataaaagttttttttctcaaacatgtcatgtccttttgtcgacgatcgtgttgatgaaaaagctgtattaattcacagagagtttacgtcggtaCTGAGTCctgactatagatgtattttcatttacacataaccaatttgagaggtattttttatcacagtccatcagatatgtagataccttatctatcctcatatcactaacatcaaccatcgtggacaggctttaacatcccagcagattctttgtgtcgcattacattttttgcaaacagcagttttctttataacagtgtAGCGGATCACCGtataatagtaaagccactgtatgcagagctgtcagaaaaatgtgactcactctgaaacgttttttaaacatctttgtagtgttccctggacacaaaccagtgagagccattaaaaagaaataaatgattatacttatagttctgttaatgatcatggtgctgcagcctcagaatgggattactTTAGTTTACTTCTTCGccggattgcacctaaatgaaattataggtgcaacacaattccagttttcaccagtaatattataagttaactgtgattaatgcgtacgcattgactcgagcagcaattttctcccacaccaattctctctcttttgcagcagcaaccgctgtcttgcttttttaacgaaatgctTTTCCGctgacccgtttgtttgtggttgttaccatggtgaatcgtagcatcatggctccattcatgctgccttttcaTAGTGGTTGTGCACGCGTAACCCTGAGTAaacctactccgagttgattgaaccaactcaaatcagctgttctggaaccgaaaactctgagtttctcatctcagggtaaatcaactcagacatcagggttacactcagagtttgttaaacctcctacctGGAACAGACCCCAGGTTGGcacggtttgtttttgttggcgtttgtggagtctgggctgtctacagagactgcgtttttttaccatgtgttcaggggacaggcagctagtggatagtgaggagatgtttgctgtatgtgacaaaaaaattgtagcctaaaaaatgggtcacatcacttagagcacctttaaataaactAGCTATTATAGGATGAACTGCTAACTGCTAAGCTAAAAACATGTCAATCAGTGTCATCATTTTTTTGGATGGAAATAACCAAACCGTTTCCCCTCACTTTGAGTCTTTGTTCAAAGCTCAGCTAACATACCTTTCTCTGTCTTGGAGGCACAGACATGAACCTGAAAAACTATCTTCTCCTTTGACTCAGTATGGATCAGAGAACATGAGGATTTATTTAAGGGATGAATTTATTGTGTAATTGTATTCTATTTATTCTTTAGTGCTACTCTATCATGTGGTAAAGTAACATTATGACTGACTTTGACTAGAGCGCTGTCTCGAGGGTTGCAGATGTGTTAAGTTTTAGAGCAGTATTAGTCAAAGAGTGGTCCACGGACCACTGGATGTCCACCACTGACCCCTGCTGGTCTGTGACTAGATTCTGTAAAagattcagtttttattttaaaattcaaaACGGTGTTTCTCAAACTGTCTGCCAGCAACTCCAAAGCCTAACAGTGAGGAACATGCATGTGTTgttttcaatattaaataaacttATCTGTAAATTCAAACATTATCATTATTTGAATTGGCTTTTCTGTTGTGTTGTCGGCCTTCAGCAATGAAGCTGACCATTTTGCGACAGTGCCTCCAATTTACATCACAACAGATTTGCATGACATTTTAAGGAAATACGGAAGGATTAACATTCATAGTTATAAGCAACACCATTTTTGTGTAGGACATGGTGGCCATTATTCAAGGTGTACAGCGCTCTGTCTCTGGGGTGGCAGATATGTTACTGTGTTTCAGAGggtaactttatttatttgttatctaGCGTTATTGTATAATGTGGTAAAGAGTGACGTTATAAAGAACTTGGTGGCCATTGTTCCAGGCGTACAGTGCTCTGTCTCGAGGGTTGTAGTCAAGCATGGACAGGTGGCTGTATTTGTTGGTCAGAGGAATGTCGATGTACTCGTAGGTGGAGGAGTTGGTGGAGTAGGCATAGTAAACTTTGGTTCCACCGGAGTACCCGTTAGTAACGTACAGGGTTCCACAGATCATGAATGCCTCGCCGGCACTGCGTTTCGGGTGGTTGGTGGTCCAGCTGCGGATGATCTGCAGAGTGTTTGGGTTTAACTGGCTGAGGACGATGTTTCCAGCGTTCTGATTGGTAGCGTAGACAGCCCAGAGCCCCCCCTCGTCCACCATGAGGTCGATGTCTGAGTGCCCCCCCCAGGAGTAATGGTACATGTTGTTGTAGCCGGCAAAGTCCAGCTGCCGGGAGCGGCTGATGAGCGATGTGCTGAAGTCAAACTTGATGATGGTGTGACTCTGAAACTTGTTAAAATAGATGGATCCATTATAAACCACCTGACCAGTGCCGGACCAGGGGTGAGGCAGGCGGTGAGATGTGAAGTTATCCGTCGTCATGAAGTCATACATCGACTGATACTCCCTAACAAAGCGGTTGTTATGGTAACCATCCATGTACCACACCTGTAAGGGAAGAAACCataattaataatctaaaaatgtgttttctttgctCTGTGATAAAAGATGACTGTGTTCCATAAATAAATagctctattttttttctttattaactATACAgtttgatgatgatgtcatgatATTAAACTCTGTTagacgtccagctgggaggagactTCGGGGAAGACCAGGACTAGCTGGAGCGAGagattatatctccaccctTGGGTTCCCacagtcaattcaattcaattgaattttatttatagtatcaaatcataacaagagttatctcaagacactttacagatagagtaggtctagaccacactctatagtttacaaagaaacaacaattccagtaatttatccaagagcaagcattcagtgtgacagtggtgaggaaaaactccctctcaggaagaaacctcgggtggtgaggaaaacccGATCCCGACATTTTACATTATTAATTCCATTTTCatctcaacatttggactctaCACCTTTGCAGAATCGTTTATATAGGTATTGATGGCtactttatatatgtatatatatagaccAAACTGACTGCAttcttgtgttgttgtttttcggTTGTTAAGTTTTTGATGATGTATTCTGTTGATGAGACTCACTCTGTTGTCTCCAGTCGGAGCGAGTGGGTCGGTCATCCACGATCCAAACCTAGATCCTGACGACTTGATGGTGATTGGCTCAGAAATTCCTGTCAGCTTCCCACATgctgaaaaataaaatcaacaggAACACGGGAAGGGACAGGCTGAACAAAATAACAGGAAGACTTGCACAAACTGCAGTTGAGTTTTTTTCAGGTGAACAGAGTTTTGTTTGCATTGTTCACAGCTTTGAAGAagacattaaaaataataatttttaatgTCTTCTT contains:
- the LOC114555230 gene encoding noelin; the protein is MVGPSAPEEGWQVYSSAQDSEGRCVCTVVAPQQTVCSRDARTKQLRQLLEKVQNMSQSIEVLDQRTQRDLQFVEKMEEQVKGLENKFKQVEDGHESNIARQYKSIKVKMEELRPLIPVLEAYKADALLVRQFKEEVANVTELLGSLQEQMGGLDYQELHGRVMNLEDRLRACMQRLACGKLTGISEPITIKSSGSRFGSWMTDPLAPTGDNRVWYMDGYHNNRFVREYQSMYDFMTTDNFTSHRLPHPWSGTGQVVYNGSIYFNKFQSHTIIKFDFSTSLISRSRQLDFAGYNNMYHYSWGGHSDIDLMVDEGGLWAVYATNQNAGNIVLSQLNPNTLQIIRSWTTNHPKRSAGEAFMICGTLYVTNGYSGGTKVYYAYSTNSSTYEYIDIPLTNKYSHLSMLDYNPRDRALYAWNNGHQVLYNVTLYHIIQ